The window ATGATTTGGGTAAAGTCTATGATGTTGATGAAATTGACTTTAGCGGTGAAGCAATAACTATATATATTGATGAAGTATACACTAGATATAATTTTAGACAAGTTGAGCTTTTGCAATACACAGGACTAAAGGATAAAAACGGTGTAGAGATATATGAGGGAGATATTGTTCAATTTGACAACTTAGGAGTAAACCTTATAGGAGTAATTATGTTTGATGATTTTTATAAACAAATGTACATCAAAGCTAATGATGGGCTGGATTACTATGTTGGTGGTGAACTAATCACAACAAGAGAAGTAATCGGCAATAAATTCGAAAACCCACAATTGTTGAAGGGGGAGTTGTGATGAAGAAGTATATTTCAAAATATTGTTATTTTGCAGAACTCGTAGATCGTCAGGGAACTTATTGG of the Culicoidibacter larvae genome contains:
- a CDS encoding YopX family protein, whose product is MREIKVRAYINDLGKVYDVDEIDFSGEAITIYIDEVYTRYNFRQVELLQYTGLKDKNGVEIYEGDIVQFDNLGVNLIGVIMFDDFYKQMYIKANDGLDYYVGGELITTREVIGNKFENPQLLKGEL